One window from the genome of Candidatus Didemnitutus sp. encodes:
- a CDS encoding aspartyl/asparaginyl beta-hydroxylase domain-containing protein produces the protein MRCLRLPFTFDPEKLRADLALVRDDEWIPHVQRRHYEGLWSGAALRSLGGSRDNLVPEARDGQRFADTALLARCPYFRAVLAHFRCPLNAVRLLRLQAGSAIAEHVDHALDFEDGEVRIHIPIVTSDGVRFILDGSRLVLAPGECWYTNVNLPHAVENTGTVDRIHLVLDCVVDDWLHQLFASTPAPHFPNHTATVRGVTGSSLAVLPVFAAVAQELAAAGAPVTFRSEGATLILNWAGIYSWQIRLRLPASVDIASDWSAELESSPDLHGEHRGDFVAVMDAIRREFPRIEVHAAGAT, from the coding sequence ATGCGCTGCCTCCGCCTGCCCTTTACCTTCGACCCCGAGAAACTCCGCGCCGACCTCGCGCTCGTCCGCGACGACGAATGGATTCCCCATGTGCAACGCCGCCACTATGAGGGCCTCTGGAGCGGCGCCGCGCTGCGCTCCCTCGGCGGCTCGCGCGACAACCTCGTGCCCGAGGCGCGCGATGGCCAGCGCTTTGCCGACACCGCGCTGCTCGCGCGCTGCCCGTATTTCCGCGCCGTGCTCGCGCACTTCCGCTGCCCGCTGAACGCCGTGCGCCTGCTGCGTCTCCAAGCCGGCTCGGCCATCGCCGAGCACGTCGACCACGCCCTCGATTTCGAGGACGGCGAAGTGCGCATCCACATCCCCATCGTCACGAGCGACGGCGTGCGTTTCATCCTCGACGGCTCGCGCCTCGTCCTCGCGCCGGGCGAGTGTTGGTATACGAACGTCAACCTGCCGCACGCCGTGGAAAACACCGGCACGGTCGACCGCATCCACCTCGTGCTCGACTGTGTCGTCGACGACTGGCTGCACCAGTTGTTCGCCTCCACTCCGGCGCCGCATTTTCCGAACCACACGGCCACTGTGCGTGGCGTCACAGGATCCAGCCTCGCGGTCCTACCGGTGTTTGCGGCCGTCGCACAAGAACTCGCCGCCGCGGGCGCACCGGTGACGTTCCGCAGTGAAGGCGCGACACTGATCCTGAACTGGGCCGGCATCTATTCCTGGCAAATCCGTCTGCGCCTGCCGGCGTCCGTCGACATCGCCAGCGACTGGTCGGCAGAGCTCGAAAGTTCGCCCGATCTGCACGGCGAACATCGCGGAGATTTCGTCGCGGTAATGGACGCGATCCGCCGCGAGTTCCCGCGCATCGAGGTTCATGCGGCCGGCGCGACATGA